One genomic window of Solanum dulcamara chromosome 10, daSolDulc1.2, whole genome shotgun sequence includes the following:
- the LOC129871222 gene encoding uncharacterized protein LOC129871222, giving the protein MKSSTSKIIMAAILITVVILAIILGLLIVFLVEFFCSFLLHRRQRSKMPINFEIASTTQSSPQYCQRSKGVTNFTTTSITQPPPPPPPESQQEHSSIAPITTLNSFYAQLGVLHAPRNYLFPKISTKDHHNFDALEIVQNNMPYPKLVHEVQSLQCSNSSTSTMEEQFVYISNPIFDNEKIGLDHTPFETPNSSPSCLEIIIASSSEDEEGNCGISSSSSTPSSVLLTPMKKLPAKACSISLRDTTSLGTSRSDSNSNNSSLSGSPCTSPSW; this is encoded by the coding sequence ATGAAGTCAAGTACTTCCAAGATAATAATGGCAGCAATATTAATAACGGTGGTGATCCTTGCAATAATTCTAGGCCTACTCATAGTTTTTCTTGTTGAATTTTTCTGTTCTTTCTTACTTCATAGGCGTCAACGGTCAAAAATGCCTATAAATTTTGAGATAGCCTCCACCACACAATCATCACCACAATATTGTCAACGATCAAAAGGGGTTACAAATTTCACGACTACCTCTATCAcacaaccaccaccaccaccaccaccagagAGTCAACAAGAACACTCTTCAATTGCTCCAATTACAACTCTTAATAGCTTTTATGCACAATTAGGGGTTCTTCATGCTCCAAGGAATTACCTCTTCCCTAAAATTTCCACTAAAGATCATCACAACTTTGATGCTCTTGAAATAGTCCAAAATAATATGCCATACCCTAAATTAGTCCATGAAGTACAATCACTTCAATGTAGCAATAGTAGTACTAGTACTATGGAGGAACAATTTGTTTACATATCAAATCCAATTTTTGATAACGAAAAAATCGGGCTTGATCATACCCCGTTTGAAACGCCTAATTCATCCCCCTCTTGTCTTGAAATAATAATTGCTAGTTCTTCTGAGGATGAAGAAGGAAATTGCGGAATTTCATCAAGTTCTAGTACACCTTCTTCAGTACTATTAACTCCAATGAAGAAACTTCCAGCCAAGGCATGTTCAATTTCACTAAGAGATACTACATCACTTGGAACTTCAAGAAGTGACTCTAATAGTAACAATTCTTCTTTATCAGGATCTCCATGcacttctccttcttggtga